The genomic interval ACAATTCCGAACGTAATCGACTGACAACTTCCAGGGCAATTTCGGAGAAATTATTGAAGTAGTAGTAGATATTGCCCGGACTGATGCCGGTACGCACGGCAATTTGTTTCGTCCCGATATTGGACCCCTGAATATTCATCATCTGAATAGCGGCCTCAATAATGCGCTCGCGATTGCCGCTTCGTTGTGGCCGTGGTTTGGTGTTTGCTTTGCTCATAGCAGGTTCATGCCGATTGGTCGCCGAAATGTCTATAGAGTAATAAATCTAAATTAGACCATTGATTCTATATTATAGATGAATTAGATATAATGGTCTATTCTAGATCAAAGGAGCGATGAGATGGGATTGAACTTTCAGGAGAGAAAATTCATCGTTACCGGGGCCGCTACGGGTATCGGTAAGGCTGCCGCCGAGGAATTGATGGCGCATGGTGCATCGGTGGCCCTTTGGGATATTGATCGGCCCACCTGTCAGGCCATCGCCGATAAGGCGACCGGCAAGCAGACCGTCATCGCGGTAGAGGTTGATGTTGCCAGTGCGGCCTCCGTTGAGGCGGGCATGGCTAAAACGGTAGAGGCACTTGGCGGGGTTGACGGTGCTTTCAATAATGCCGGTATTGGCCTGCCGACCGTACCGACCGAGATGATTGAAGAGGCTGATTTTGACCGCATTGTCTCGGTCAATATGAAAGGCGTCTGGCTATGCATGAAAAGCCAGCTGCTCTATATGAAAGCCAATGGCGGTGGGGCCATTGTCAATAATGCCTCGGTTGCCGGTTTGGTTGGTCTGGCCATGCAGGGTGCATATAGCGGCACCAAGCATGCTGTTATTGGCATGACCAAAGCTGCTGCACTGGAAGCGGCACCTGAAAAAGTTCGTGTTAATGCCATTTGCCCGGGAGCAACCCATACGCCGATTTTGCAGCATTTGCTGGAGGCCGGTATCACCGAAGAAATGTTGGGCGAGATGGCGGCGCAAAAGCGCCTCGCTCAACCGGACGAAATTGCTGCGGCGGCGTGCTGGCTCCTGTCTGATGCTGCCAGCTTTGTAACTGGCACCGCCATGCCGGTTGATGGCGGCTGGACTGCACATTAGGAGATAGAAAATGAGTGAGGTCGAAACCATACAGACGGGCAATTGGGCAGGGGCTGATTTCTTCGACCCGAATTTTCGCGATGACCCCTATCCTAAATTGGCACAATTGCGCGAAACCGAACCGGTCAACCTGACGCCGGTCGGTACCTGGCGCATCAGCCGCTATGATGATGTGAAGGCAATTTTTTCCGACGCCAAAACCAGCATGACTGATATGCATGGTGACAGCCCGAATTTTGATCCGCTGGATACGAAGGGCAGTTTCCTTGAATTCGTTTTAAATAAAGATGGCGAGGAACATCGCCGCTTGCGCAAGCTGGTGCAAAAATCATTCGGCGCAAAAACCGTCAAATTGATGGAGGACGAAGTCCGCAAAATTGTTGCGGCATCGCTTGATAAAGCGCTCGCCGATGGCGGTATGGATGTGATTCCGGCGCTGGCCCATGAGGTACCGTCGCGTATGATTTGCCAGATTATGGGCGTTCCCATGGCTGACCGGCAAATTTTCAATGAGTGGACGGCAGCGCGGACAAATGCCTTCTTCGCTAAATTCTTACCGCCTGACGTGCAAGAGCGCACGCGCAATGCCGGTGAGGCTATGGAAGATTATTTCCGGGTTCTTCTCGCAGAGCGGAAAAAAGACCTCGGTGATGATTTGCTCAGTTCTATGATTTTGGCATCGGAAGATGGTGACCGCTTCACCGATGATGAACTTATCATTCAGGCCATTGGCGTCATTGTCGCCGGTTATGAAACTACAATAGGTCTTTTGGGTAATGGCATAAGAGCGTTTGTCGAGAATCCCGGCCAGTTGCAAAAACTGCGCGACAATCCGGACCTGACCGTCAATGCAATTGACGAGTGCTTGCGTTATGACACACCAATTTTGTTTAATTGGCGGGTTCTTGAAGAGCCGTATGAGGTTAGCGGTGTGACATTACCGGTTGATGCTATAATTTGGCAATTGCTGGCTGCGGCCAATCATGACCCGGCGAAGTTTGATAAGCCGGACCGCTTTGACATTGAGCGGGAAGAAGTGGCGCACCAATCCTTTGGCGGCGGCCCGCATTTCTGCCTTGGCAACCAGCTGGCCAAAATGGAAGCGCGTCACGTGTTTGGTCAATTGGCAAAACGTACGCAAGGTTTGACTTTAGAGGCTGGCGAAATTGAATGGTCTCACTCTTTCTTCAGAGTGATGGCCAGCTATCCAATTAATTTCAATTAAGGAAACTAACTATGGAAGATTTGAAACTTGAAACACAATGGCTGTGCACCATGCGCGGCACTATTCCGGAACCGAATATGGCATTGGATAATCTGATGGTTTTCAATGTTGAAGATGCATGGATTGAAAGCCCACGCTTTAATGCCAAGCTGGTTGGCCCTGGGGGCGACTGGATTCGCCTGCAGCCAAACGGCAATTGGAAACTGGACGTTCGCCTGCTGTTTCACGGTGATGATGGTTCGGCCATTCACTGTTTTTACAATGGCGTATTGCGCATGGAGCCACATATTGCTGAAGCCATGGAAAAAGGTGAAGAAATTGCCGGCGAAGACATGTATTTCCGTGCCACACCATATTTTGAAACCCGGTCTGAAAAATATGCATGGCTCAATAATATTGCCACAGTCGGTAAGATGCGCAGCTTCGGCGGCGGCAATGTGGTATACGATATTTTCGAGGTGCTCTGATGGTACCGGTGAAGCAATGGCATCGGTAAAGCAGCCAAAAATTCTGATTATTGGCGCCGGCATGTCAGGCATGCTGGTCGCCATGCGCCTTTTAAAGGCCGGTTTTACTGACTTTCAAATTTATGAAAAAGATCATGATTTGGGAGGTACTTGGCGGGTTAACACCTATCCGGGCATCGCCTGTGATGTTCCGTCACATTATTACACATATGAAAATGAGCCTAATGGCGATTGGTCTTCACGCTTGCCGCAAGGGGCTGAAATTCAGCAATATCTTGTCTCAATCGCGAAAAAATACCGGTTACACCAATATATCAGTTTCAATAAGGAAGTAATAAACTGCAAGCACGATGGCGAGGAGTGGACGGTCCAAACGGCGGAAGGCGAAAAACTGAAATATGATTTTGTTGTCGCCTGTTGCGGACTTCTATTTCATCCTGTCTATCCCGATATCGTCGGTCTTGATACATTTTCCGGAGCCTGTTTTCACTCTGCCCGTTGGGACCATGACGTTGATCTGAAAGGCAAAAAAGTTGGCCTCGTCGGCAATGGCTCAACGGGTACGCAGATCATTTCGAGCTTGTCAAAACGTAAACTCGATTTGAAGATTTTCATGCGAACACCACAATGGGTATTTCCCCTACCGGATCGCAAATATACGGCGCTTGAACGCAAACTGACCAAATGGTTTCCGGCGCTGGCCCGCTTTGGCCATACTTTTTATCGTGTGTTGTTTGAAAATCTGTTTGCCAAAGCGGTTATCCGGCAAAGCTGGCAACGTGATTTGATGGGTTGGGCGTGTAAGCAAAACCTCAAGACGGTGAAGAATCCGGCTTTGCGCGAACGCTTGACACCCGATTTTGCACCCTTGTGTAAACGACTGGTCATGAGTACGACTTATTACAGTTCTATCCAGCAAGACAATGTAACCGTCGCCGATGGCAATATCGTCAAAATTGACGGTAATGTGGTGCACACTAAAGATGGCGGAACACATGAATTGGATGTACTGGTGATGGCGACAGGTTATGATGCGCATGCCTATTTCCGGCCGATGAATATGACCAATGCGCAAGGGATTAATATCAATGACGTATGGAAGGATGGGCCTTACGCGCTACGCACTGTTGCCGTGCCGGGATTTCCGAATTTTTTCTTTACCCTTGGCCCGCAAAGTCCGTTTGGCAATTTCTCGGCTATCAGCATTGTGGAAACGCAAATCGATTATATCG from Parvularculales bacterium carries:
- a CDS encoding DUF3237 domain-containing protein — its product is MEDLKLETQWLCTMRGTIPEPNMALDNLMVFNVEDAWIESPRFNAKLVGPGGDWIRLQPNGNWKLDVRLLFHGDDGSAIHCFYNGVLRMEPHIAEAMEKGEEIAGEDMYFRATPYFETRSEKYAWLNNIATVGKMRSFGGGNVVYDIFEVL
- a CDS encoding SDR family NAD(P)-dependent oxidoreductase; translated protein: MGLNFQERKFIVTGAATGIGKAAAEELMAHGASVALWDIDRPTCQAIADKATGKQTVIAVEVDVASAASVEAGMAKTVEALGGVDGAFNNAGIGLPTVPTEMIEEADFDRIVSVNMKGVWLCMKSQLLYMKANGGGAIVNNASVAGLVGLAMQGAYSGTKHAVIGMTKAAALEAAPEKVRVNAICPGATHTPILQHLLEAGITEEMLGEMAAQKRLAQPDEIAAAACWLLSDAASFVTGTAMPVDGGWTAH
- a CDS encoding NAD(P)/FAD-dependent oxidoreductase yields the protein MASVKQPKILIIGAGMSGMLVAMRLLKAGFTDFQIYEKDHDLGGTWRVNTYPGIACDVPSHYYTYENEPNGDWSSRLPQGAEIQQYLVSIAKKYRLHQYISFNKEVINCKHDGEEWTVQTAEGEKLKYDFVVACCGLLFHPVYPDIVGLDTFSGACFHSARWDHDVDLKGKKVGLVGNGSTGTQIISSLSKRKLDLKIFMRTPQWVFPLPDRKYTALERKLTKWFPALARFGHTFYRVLFENLFAKAVIRQSWQRDLMGWACKQNLKTVKNPALRERLTPDFAPLCKRLVMSTTYYSSIQQDNVTVADGNIVKIDGNVVHTKDGGTHELDVLVMATGYDAHAYFRPMNMTNAQGININDVWKDGPYALRTVAVPGFPNFFFTLGPQSPFGNFSAISIVETQIDYIVSCIKMAYASNIKTMDPKVAATEAFNNMVYAAMPDTIWMTGCTNWYTGANGIPSAWPFTGWRFRKELEKPNLEEYATTA
- a CDS encoding cytochrome P450, with translation MSEVETIQTGNWAGADFFDPNFRDDPYPKLAQLRETEPVNLTPVGTWRISRYDDVKAIFSDAKTSMTDMHGDSPNFDPLDTKGSFLEFVLNKDGEEHRRLRKLVQKSFGAKTVKLMEDEVRKIVAASLDKALADGGMDVIPALAHEVPSRMICQIMGVPMADRQIFNEWTAARTNAFFAKFLPPDVQERTRNAGEAMEDYFRVLLAERKKDLGDDLLSSMILASEDGDRFTDDELIIQAIGVIVAGYETTIGLLGNGIRAFVENPGQLQKLRDNPDLTVNAIDECLRYDTPILFNWRVLEEPYEVSGVTLPVDAIIWQLLAAANHDPAKFDKPDRFDIEREEVAHQSFGGGPHFCLGNQLAKMEARHVFGQLAKRTQGLTLEAGEIEWSHSFFRVMASYPINFN